The proteins below are encoded in one region of Chloroflexota bacterium:
- a CDS encoding copper chaperone PCu(A)C, whose protein sequence is MLNEKKNILKIVVAVLVMMLFLAACAQGQTEIEPPEIRYGEDICIQCNMIISDPRFASAYVHEISPGRYESIPFDDIGELFLYADANPNHQIVAWYVHDYATQEWLDATQAHFVFSDEMISPMAQGTASHADLADAEKMAEELNGEVLDWDGVVTRHRAGELMVHAQMPDTEMAESTAQGKLTITNVRANLTIPADTGSLWMEIHNGTDTDEALVGAEVDGCAVIELHDMVIENDVMIMRPVEGGQIPVPAGEMVELKPGGLHVMCIGKTGEFKLGETIEITLQFANAGAIDVPAEVVAPGGMRMEHDHEAMAGDAMPIHMKETVLGMADVEGFQLELVSHAPLHSGYNVVMVHLNDAAGEPVSDAEIMFKPMMAMKEGMNHAAGVEQPGQEMPGMYHGAVAFPMPSGPDLGNWTLTVSFADPATGASGETAFDVEVMPSRLSGSFLAPDGSKLFLMAVQPIAPGVGAQPFEVYAMQKASATDWPPVDDLDMEITPWMPTMDHGSTNNENPVSIGNGHYLGQVNFSMSGPWTVTVAAERGGNFPGEVVFEFDVQ, encoded by the coding sequence ATGCTCAATGAAAAAAAGAACATACTGAAAATTGTCGTTGCCGTGCTGGTGATGATGCTTTTCCTCGCCGCCTGCGCCCAGGGCCAAACCGAGATCGAGCCGCCCGAAATTCGCTATGGCGAGGACATCTGCATCCAGTGCAACATGATCATCAGCGACCCGCGCTTCGCGTCCGCCTATGTACACGAAATCAGCCCGGGCCGCTACGAGAGCATCCCCTTCGACGATATCGGCGAGCTGTTCCTCTACGCTGATGCGAATCCCAACCATCAGATCGTCGCCTGGTACGTCCACGATTACGCCACCCAGGAATGGCTGGATGCCACGCAAGCACATTTCGTCTTCAGCGACGAGATGATAAGCCCCATGGCCCAGGGCACGGCCTCCCATGCCGATCTGGCCGATGCAGAAAAGATGGCCGAAGAGCTGAACGGCGAGGTGCTGGACTGGGATGGCGTTGTAACCAGGCACCGGGCCGGCGAACTGATGGTTCACGCTCAAATGCCGGACACGGAAATGGCCGAGAGCACGGCGCAGGGAAAATTGACAATCACAAACGTGCGAGCCAACCTGACAATACCCGCGGATACAGGTTCCCTCTGGATGGAAATCCACAATGGCACGGATACAGACGAAGCGCTTGTTGGCGCCGAGGTTGATGGCTGCGCTGTGATTGAACTGCACGACATGGTCATCGAAAATGATGTCATGATCATGCGCCCCGTGGAAGGAGGCCAGATTCCTGTCCCGGCCGGTGAAATGGTCGAGTTGAAGCCGGGCGGTTTGCACGTAATGTGCATCGGCAAAACGGGTGAATTCAAACTTGGCGAAACGATTGAGATCACGCTGCAATTCGCCAATGCGGGCGCGATAGATGTACCGGCCGAAGTTGTCGCACCGGGCGGGATGCGGATGGAGCACGATCACGAGGCCATGGCAGGCGACGCCATGCCGATCCACATGAAAGAAACGGTGTTGGGTATGGCAGACGTGGAGGGTTTCCAGTTGGAGCTGGTCAGCCACGCGCCCCTGCACAGTGGCTACAACGTGGTCATGGTGCACCTCAACGATGCCGCGGGCGAACCCGTATCTGACGCCGAGATCATGTTCAAGCCAATGATGGCAATGAAGGAAGGGATGAACCATGCTGCCGGCGTCGAGCAACCTGGGCAAGAAATGCCGGGCATGTATCACGGTGCAGTCGCCTTCCCCATGCCCTCCGGCCCCGATCTGGGCAATTGGACCCTGACAGTTTCCTTCGCCGACCCGGCTACGGGCGCAAGCGGCGAGACTGCTTTTGACGTCGAGGTCATGCCCTCCAGGTTGTCTGGCTCCTTCCTCGCCCCGGACGGGAGCAAGCTATTCCTCATGGCCGTGCAGCCTATCGCCCCCGGCGTTGGCGCACAACCTTTTGAGGTTTATGCCATGCAAAAAGCTTCGGCCACGGACTGGCCGCCCGTAGATGATCTGGATATGGAAATCACGCCCTGGATGCCTACCATGGACCACGGATCAACCAATAACGAAAATCCGGTTTCGATTGGGAATGGCCACTATCTCGGCCAGGTCAATTTCAGTATGTCCGGACCCTGGACGGTCACCGTAGCTGCAGAACGTGGCGGTAACTTTCCGGGAGAAGTTGTTTTCGAGTTTGATGTTCAGTAA
- a CDS encoding cytochrome c yields MRRYALGLALLIVMLFVLAACGGGGEESAPAPTEPPAAQEEASLPAGDSAAGQEQFATACVACHGPGGEGVPNLGKDMTTSEFIAGLSDAELLEFVKKGRPISDPLSTTGVDMPPKGGNPALTDEQLMDIIAFMRSIQK; encoded by the coding sequence ATGCGAAGGTATGCCCTGGGATTAGCACTGTTGATTGTGATGCTTTTTGTGTTGGCGGCGTGCGGTGGCGGCGGTGAGGAGAGCGCGCCCGCTCCCACCGAGCCGCCAGCTGCACAAGAGGAAGCTTCACTCCCGGCCGGCGATAGCGCGGCCGGTCAGGAACAATTTGCCACCGCCTGCGTTGCCTGCCACGGGCCCGGGGGTGAAGGAGTGCCCAACCTGGGCAAGGACATGACCACCAGCGAGTTTATCGCCGGTTTATCCGATGCTGAACTGCTCGAGTTTGTCAAGAAGGGACGGCCGATCAGCGATCCGCTCAGCACCACCGGCGTCGATATGCCCCCCAAAGGCGGCAATCCGGCGCTAACCGACGAGCAACTGATGGACATCATCGCCTTTATGCGTTCCATCCAGAAGTAG
- a CDS encoding response regulator transcription factor: MERIKLLVVDDHNLFRQGLIRILADFETLEIVGQASDGQQAVVQVEKLAPDLVLMDLNMPVLSGPEATSIMQQRFPEIPIIILTVSERDEDLFDAIRAGARGYLLKNVGTDELLDAVQRVHAGEAIVAPSMAVRLLEEFRTLEEGLASTPESASVEVLSQREIEVLSRVAHGFSNKEIAGQLNLSQHTVKSHLRSILEKLRLRSRAHAAAYAVQAGLVRDVKPEE; this comes from the coding sequence ATGGAACGAATTAAACTGCTCGTCGTCGACGATCACAACCTTTTTCGGCAGGGCCTCATACGCATCCTGGCAGATTTCGAAACGCTGGAGATCGTCGGGCAGGCATCGGATGGACAGCAGGCGGTGGTTCAGGTCGAAAAACTGGCTCCCGACCTGGTGTTGATGGACCTGAACATGCCGGTTCTTTCAGGCCCTGAAGCGACCAGCATCATGCAGCAACGCTTTCCGGAGATCCCGATTATTATCCTCACTGTGTCTGAGCGGGACGAGGATCTTTTCGATGCTATTCGCGCTGGTGCCAGGGGATATCTGTTGAAAAACGTGGGTACCGATGAATTGCTCGATGCCGTTCAGCGCGTCCATGCCGGAGAGGCCATTGTGGCGCCCTCCATGGCGGTTCGATTGCTGGAGGAGTTCAGGACCCTGGAAGAAGGGCTGGCCAGCACACCGGAATCGGCATCGGTTGAGGTTCTCAGCCAACGGGAGATCGAAGTGCTGAGCCGGGTCGCTCACGGTTTCTCCAACAAGGAGATCGCCGGTCAGCTGAACCTGTCGCAACATACCGTCAAGAGCCATCTACGCAGCATTCTGGAAAAGCTTCGTCTTCGCAGCCGCGCCCATGCTGCGGCCTATGCCGTTCAGGCTGGCCTGGTGCGCGATGTCAAACCGGAGGAATAG
- a CDS encoding GAF domain-containing sensor histidine kinase, producing the protein MSSLYRRLAELRWPIFFIVVGAAAIHQALLLGLLRFLPPSQHNLVQLALYSLTGMVVAWFGLRQLTRAAARQEQAESDLRGAYAGLQRVHSQLQIIHEVSRRVTNASDVQELLEIAARIPVDLLDARGATVITFDDDSNQSSLQFTLGMDDAVVRLLRHQVTAEHSADRCRTCQPLSAHIHDDNECPMLISAHEATDEDPPGQIVCLPLGRGESQSGVVIAFLDKDIALSEEDSRLMGVVAAEITGAMENAHLRSKQMATLYAVDQATQERRSLNLLLNRALESTVAGWDVPAGAILLTDGDGSRWNLGAVQGLERDSSLIDLAIRLADRAEISDNPVFIREQSGDEALVSVATVLLQTEGEMLGALVLGSNREGYFKPSQLGLLKAVGSQIALAIRNVQLYSRLRETAVVEERYRLSREMHDGLAQTLGYLGMQAEHLERILDRGEQARVRSELVALRQVIAEAYLEVRESIDGLRLTVDQPGGFVGALQAHAAEFARRSDLQVDCSCIDEPEQLPAEVALHLLRITQEALANVRRHANASHVEIKLERDNGNLELSIRDDGRGFDISAPMDRQHVGLMSMQERVRSLDGQLTLSTSPGQGTQVIARIPIEK; encoded by the coding sequence ATGAGCTCGCTTTACCGCCGCCTGGCGGAACTGCGCTGGCCCATCTTTTTTATCGTGGTTGGCGCGGCAGCCATCCATCAGGCGTTGTTGCTGGGCCTCCTGCGTTTCCTGCCTCCTTCACAGCACAATCTTGTCCAACTGGCCCTCTACAGCCTCACGGGCATGGTGGTAGCCTGGTTTGGTTTGAGACAATTGACCAGGGCGGCTGCCAGACAGGAACAGGCCGAGAGTGATCTGCGCGGGGCCTATGCCGGGTTGCAGCGTGTCCATAGCCAGTTGCAGATCATTCACGAAGTGAGCCGCCGGGTCACCAACGCTTCCGATGTGCAGGAATTGCTGGAAATCGCCGCTCGAATTCCGGTTGACCTGCTGGACGCCCGCGGGGCCACAGTCATCACCTTCGACGACGATTCTAACCAGAGCAGCCTGCAATTTACCTTGGGCATGGATGATGCCGTGGTTCGCTTGCTGCGCCACCAGGTGACAGCAGAGCATTCGGCGGACCGTTGCCGTACCTGCCAGCCCCTGAGCGCGCACATCCACGATGATAACGAATGTCCCATGTTGATATCCGCGCATGAGGCAACTGACGAAGATCCGCCAGGCCAGATCGTATGCCTTCCCCTGGGCCGCGGGGAGTCCCAGAGTGGTGTTGTGATAGCTTTTCTCGACAAGGATATCGCCCTTTCCGAAGAAGACTCCCGATTGATGGGTGTGGTGGCAGCCGAGATTACCGGCGCCATGGAAAACGCCCATCTGCGATCGAAACAGATGGCCACTCTCTATGCAGTGGATCAGGCCACCCAGGAGCGGCGCAGCCTGAACCTGTTGCTCAACCGGGCGCTCGAGAGTACAGTGGCCGGCTGGGATGTCCCTGCGGGCGCGATTTTGCTGACCGATGGCGACGGAAGTCGCTGGAATCTTGGCGCTGTCCAGGGGCTGGAACGCGATTCCTCCTTGATCGATTTGGCAATCCGCCTGGCAGATCGGGCGGAGATCAGCGATAACCCGGTTTTCATCCGGGAGCAGTCCGGTGACGAAGCGCTGGTCTCAGTGGCAACCGTTTTGTTGCAGACAGAAGGGGAAATGCTGGGCGCTCTTGTGCTTGGCAGCAATCGCGAAGGGTATTTCAAGCCGTCGCAGCTAGGGCTGCTGAAGGCTGTCGGTAGCCAGATAGCCCTGGCTATCCGCAACGTGCAACTCTACTCCCGCTTGCGGGAAACTGCTGTCGTGGAAGAGCGCTACCGGCTTTCCAGAGAGATGCATGATGGCCTGGCGCAGACCCTGGGATATCTGGGCATGCAGGCTGAACATCTGGAACGTATACTGGATCGGGGAGAGCAAGCCCGGGTGCGTTCGGAGTTGGTTGCCCTGCGCCAGGTGATTGCCGAGGCCTACCTGGAAGTGCGAGAGTCTATCGATGGCCTGCGCCTGACGGTGGATCAACCGGGCGGATTCGTCGGCGCGCTGCAGGCACATGCCGCAGAGTTTGCCAGGCGCAGTGATCTGCAGGTTGACTGCAGTTGCATCGATGAACCGGAGCAACTGCCCGCTGAGGTAGCACTTCATCTTTTAAGGATTACGCAGGAAGCGCTGGCCAACGTCAGGCGTCACGCCAACGCCAGCCACGTGGAGATCAAGCTGGAACGGGACAATGGCAATTTGGAGTTGTCGATACGCGACGATGGCCGGGGGTTCGATATCTCGGCTCCGATGGACCGGCAGCATGTCGGACTCATGAGCATGCAGGAACGGGTACGCAGTCTGGACGGACAACTGACGCTTTCCACCAGCCCGGGCCAGGGTACTCAGGTGATTGCCCGGATTCCCATTGAGAAATAA